A portion of the Adhaeribacter radiodurans genome contains these proteins:
- a CDS encoding Crp/Fnr family transcriptional regulator, which translates to MTNNEIFAQARESYARLVKFTEEEWLFFQERTQIRYLQRKEHFLKQGTVCQHCAYVAKGYVRHYYLVDGKEITNDFNFEYMSTGGYQSFITQTPVRFNIVAMEPTTLITFNRNTVLDLYERYPNWQKLGRLVIEGLFNRKTLREESFLLDTPEDRYQQLLQRQPFILQRVPLVYIASYLGITPETLSRIRARI; encoded by the coding sequence TTGACAAACAACGAAATTTTTGCGCAAGCGCGGGAGAGTTATGCACGATTGGTAAAATTTACCGAAGAAGAATGGCTATTTTTTCAGGAACGAACGCAAATCCGTTACCTGCAGCGGAAAGAACATTTTTTAAAGCAAGGAACCGTATGCCAGCATTGCGCTTACGTAGCGAAGGGTTATGTACGGCATTACTACCTCGTAGACGGCAAAGAAATTACCAATGATTTTAATTTCGAGTACATGTCTACGGGTGGCTACCAGAGTTTTATTACCCAAACTCCGGTGCGGTTTAACATTGTGGCTATGGAGCCTACTACCCTTATAACTTTTAACCGGAACACCGTACTAGATTTATATGAGCGCTATCCGAACTGGCAAAAGCTAGGAAGATTGGTGATAGAAGGATTATTTAACCGCAAAACCCTCCGTGAAGAATCTTTCTTACTCGATACCCCCGAAGATCGATACCAGCAGTTGTTACAACGGCAACCCTTTATCTTGCAACGCGTGCCTTTGGTGTACATTGCTTCTTACCTGGGCATTACGCCGGAAACGCTGAGCCGCATCCGAGCTAGAATTTAA
- a CDS encoding FtsX-like permease family protein, whose translation MIRHTFLLIYRHFLRFKGTFLINLIGLSSGLACALAIYLWVYDEWHFDKFHEQDKQLFRVMENWRDANGITTKPETPHQLATALAAEMPEVEYAATVTPPAFFPKFTLNYKGNNIRATGKFVGKDYFKMFSFPLTQGDKNQVLIDKNALVISEAMAQRLFGTTKNVLGKPVEWETMGVKKTVFISGIFKGIPANSSEEFDFILNFEAFEKDVMNMGVNWDMPEPFYTYVVLKKGTNLELFNQKIANFLKNKSSKAQHRTLFLEPYSRHYLYGKYENGVPVPTRLEYVKLFSLIAVFILVIACINFMNLATARASRRLKEVGIQKTLGASRKILISQYLGEALLLTSLSLVLAIVLVVLFLPQFNQITGKQLALHFDGNLILSVLGITFITGIIAGSYPALYLSGFNPVAILKGKLNRSGNEVWARKGLVVFQFALSIIFIVSVLVVYRQIQYVQNKNLGYDKDQIITFEIEGKVTANVKTFLSEIKKIPGVVNASGKIDKFIGGFGAAAENTPITLDGKQIPVHNIRVNYGLIETLGIPVVAGRTFSRDFGADTKKRVVNEAFVKALSLPEPVGKIVKGPNGMEFEIIGVVKDFHYKSLHEKVEPLLFTLEPELATVVLAKVAAGQEKETLARLQQFYKEFNPGFVFDYQFLDADYQAQYVAEQRVAALSRYFAGLAILISCLGLFGLAAFTAERRRKEIGVRKVLGASEFSIVYLLSSEFSKLVIIAICLALPLSYLLVKHWLNSFAYQIELNPWYFGVAGLLALVVAWLTVGLQAARAAKINPVHCLKEE comes from the coding sequence ATGATCCGGCATACCTTCCTTCTTATTTACCGCCATTTCCTCCGGTTTAAAGGTACTTTCTTAATTAATTTAATTGGGTTGTCTTCGGGGTTGGCTTGTGCGCTGGCTATTTATTTGTGGGTGTACGATGAGTGGCATTTTGATAAATTTCACGAGCAGGACAAACAGCTTTTCCGGGTAATGGAAAACTGGCGTGATGCCAACGGCATAACTACTAAACCCGAAACGCCGCACCAATTAGCCACCGCCTTAGCGGCCGAAATGCCGGAAGTAGAATACGCCGCTACGGTTACTCCCCCGGCTTTTTTTCCAAAGTTTACTTTAAATTATAAGGGTAATAACATTCGGGCTACCGGCAAATTCGTGGGGAAAGATTATTTTAAAATGTTTTCTTTTCCGCTTACTCAAGGCGATAAAAACCAGGTTTTAATTGATAAAAATGCTTTGGTTATTTCGGAAGCTATGGCGCAAAGGCTATTCGGTACTACTAAAAATGTGCTGGGAAAACCGGTGGAATGGGAAACCATGGGCGTGAAGAAAACGGTTTTTATTTCGGGCATTTTTAAAGGCATTCCGGCTAATTCATCCGAAGAATTTGACTTTATTTTAAACTTTGAGGCTTTTGAGAAAGATGTAATGAACATGGGCGTAAACTGGGACATGCCGGAGCCTTTTTACACTTACGTCGTTTTAAAAAAAGGCACTAACCTGGAATTGTTTAACCAGAAAATTGCCAATTTTTTAAAAAATAAAAGCAGCAAAGCGCAGCACCGCACCTTATTTCTGGAGCCTTATTCCCGCCACTATTTATATGGTAAATACGAAAATGGCGTACCCGTTCCTACGCGCCTGGAGTATGTAAAGCTGTTTTCGTTAATTGCGGTGTTTATTCTGGTAATTGCCTGCATTAATTTTATGAATTTAGCTACGGCCAGAGCTTCGCGCCGTTTAAAAGAAGTAGGTATCCAGAAAACGCTGGGCGCCAGCCGTAAAATTTTAATTTCTCAGTATTTAGGCGAAGCTTTGCTGCTCACCAGTTTGTCCCTGGTGCTGGCTATTGTGCTGGTGGTGCTTTTTCTGCCGCAGTTTAACCAGATTACCGGCAAACAGTTGGCGTTGCATTTCGATGGTAATCTAATTTTATCGGTGCTTGGTATTACGTTCATCACCGGAATTATCGCGGGCAGTTACCCGGCCTTGTATCTGTCGGGTTTTAATCCGGTGGCTATTCTTAAAGGAAAACTCAACCGTTCGGGCAACGAGGTATGGGCCCGTAAAGGCTTGGTAGTGTTTCAGTTTGCCTTATCTATTATTTTTATTGTATCGGTGCTGGTGGTGTACCGGCAAATTCAGTATGTACAAAATAAAAACCTGGGCTACGACAAAGATCAGATTATTACGTTCGAGATAGAAGGAAAAGTAACCGCTAACGTAAAAACTTTTCTATCGGAAATTAAGAAAATACCGGGCGTGGTAAACGCCTCCGGCAAGATTGACAAATTTATTGGCGGGTTTGGGGCTGCTGCCGAAAATACCCCGATTACTTTAGACGGCAAACAAATTCCTGTTCATAACATCCGGGTAAATTACGGCCTGATAGAAACGTTGGGTATTCCGGTAGTGGCTGGCCGCACTTTTTCGCGGGATTTTGGCGCGGATACAAAAAAGAGAGTAGTAAATGAAGCTTTCGTGAAGGCTTTGAGTTTACCGGAACCCGTTGGCAAAATAGTAAAAGGTCCGAACGGAATGGAATTTGAAATTATTGGCGTCGTAAAAGATTTTCATTATAAATCGTTGCACGAAAAAGTAGAACCTTTGCTGTTTACTTTAGAACCCGAGTTAGCCACCGTTGTTCTGGCTAAAGTAGCTGCGGGTCAGGAGAAAGAAACATTGGCCCGCTTGCAGCAATTTTACAAAGAATTTAACCCCGGCTTTGTTTTCGATTACCAATTTCTCGATGCCGATTACCAGGCCCAGTACGTAGCCGAACAACGGGTAGCGGCTCTATCGCGGTACTTTGCCGGTTTGGCTATTTTAATTTCCTGTCTGGGTTTATTTGGTTTAGCGGCTTTTACCGCCGAACGCCGGCGTAAAGAAATTGGTGTACGCAAAGTTTTAGGGGCTAGTGAGTTTAGTATCGTGTATCTGTTATCCAGTGAGTTTTCTAAACTGGTTATTATCGCTATTTGTCTGGCCTTACCGCTAAGTTACTTACTTGTAAAACACTGGCTGAATAGTTTTGCTTACCAGATTGAATTAAACCCCTGGTACTTTGGCGTAGCTGGTTTATTAGCCTTGGTAGTGGCTTGGCTGACGGTGGGCCTGCAAGCCGCCCGAGCTGCTAAAATTAACCCGGTACATTGCCTGAAAGAAGAGTAA
- a CDS encoding peptidase associated/transthyretin-like domain-containing protein, whose protein sequence is MKKLLVLLLAAGLFSYTSCTEKDDPQPQLNDTSQPQKGYVIGKAIDTKGKPLANAAIVVNNSQFYNHNILGTTDANGTYKIALTPGSWYVRGTVVIPFDSKTYILDLQPETEGAFAGTEGAIRNLHLKISGAKTPEFGMGGYYGAA, encoded by the coding sequence GTGAAAAAATTACTTGTTCTACTTTTGGCCGCCGGATTATTTAGTTATACCAGTTGTACCGAAAAAGATGATCCCCAACCCCAGTTAAACGATACTTCACAGCCGCAAAAAGGATATGTAATTGGGAAAGCAATAGATACTAAAGGTAAGCCATTAGCTAATGCAGCTATTGTGGTGAATAATAGCCAGTTTTATAACCATAATATTCTGGGAACCACCGATGCCAACGGCACCTACAAAATAGCTTTAACACCGGGTTCCTGGTACGTGCGGGGTACAGTGGTAATTCCGTTTGATAGTAAAACGTACATTCTGGATCTACAACCCGAAACCGAAGGTGCTTTTGCCGGAACAGAAGGTGCCATACGCAACCTGCACTTAAAAATTTCAGGAGCAAAAACACCGGAATTTGGCATGGGCGGTTACTACGGGGCAGCGTAG
- a CDS encoding MBL fold metallo-hydrolase has translation MRQIGKIFGCVLLISLSSCYSPQPVAGPEVPAILANKNWVHYANLKLHVFNTGTNRVPDLLAGPNQPWRPVPAFVIEHPQRGLVIFDCGLGPEIADKQEGALHPVVGLLFKSRSATGGDLASQMRHAGWHPEKVNTVILSHLHFDHTGTAPAFTNATFVTTKGVKLKNTSRFDGLEPAHTAWIAPQQQQEIDFTKGKPYATFLRTIDLFEDGSIILVEGEGHSEGDMAAIVQLPQGPVLLTGDAVVHFDWLNSQDVQKIAHHPDKAAAIRNQVRALQKAEPTIVVIPGHDLASVPGNRTGIILHQKQLFQPEAWLNNPTLSAQLASKDLIAK, from the coding sequence ATGAGACAAATAGGAAAAATTTTCGGCTGCGTTTTGCTGATAAGTTTGAGCAGTTGTTATTCTCCTCAACCAGTAGCGGGGCCGGAAGTGCCGGCCATTTTAGCTAACAAGAATTGGGTACACTACGCAAATTTAAAGTTGCACGTGTTTAACACAGGTACTAACCGGGTACCCGATCTGCTGGCAGGCCCAAACCAACCCTGGCGTCCGGTGCCGGCTTTTGTTATTGAACACCCGCAACGCGGTTTAGTAATTTTTGATTGCGGCTTAGGGCCGGAAATTGCAGATAAGCAAGAAGGTGCTTTGCACCCGGTGGTAGGTTTATTATTTAAATCGAGGTCGGCAACGGGTGGTGATTTGGCCAGCCAGATGCGCCATGCTGGTTGGCACCCAGAAAAAGTAAATACCGTTATTTTGTCGCATTTGCATTTTGATCATACCGGAACTGCACCCGCTTTTACCAATGCTACTTTTGTAACCACCAAAGGAGTAAAATTGAAAAATACTTCCCGATTCGATGGGCTGGAACCCGCTCATACAGCTTGGATTGCCCCGCAACAGCAACAAGAAATTGATTTTACGAAGGGAAAACCTTACGCCACTTTTCTCCGCACAATCGACCTTTTTGAAGATGGTAGTATTATTCTGGTAGAGGGCGAAGGCCATTCTGAAGGTGACATGGCAGCTATTGTGCAGTTACCGCAAGGCCCTGTTTTATTAACCGGCGATGCCGTAGTTCATTTTGATTGGCTTAACTCGCAAGACGTGCAAAAAATAGCGCACCACCCGGATAAAGCCGCTGCTATACGTAATCAAGTTCGGGCATTGCAGAAAGCTGAGCCTACCATTGTTGTTATTCCCGGTCATGATCTTGCCAGCGTTCCGGGTAACCGCACAGGCATAATTTTGCACCAAAAACAATTGTTTCAACCCGAAGCTTGGCTTAATAACCCTACTCTCTCTGCCCAATTGGCTTCAAAAGATTTGATAGCAAAGTAA
- a CDS encoding hybrid sensor histidine kinase/response regulator transcription factor yields the protein MQPKKCRMESSRQVILILLFLFFLSGQAAGLPFGYFYTSPGSNFQGLPFIQNFNPKEYLHLTPSFEHSTILQDNRGVMLIGSHGGILQYNGTTWQFIQIPGSNMVWGLGKDKSGRIYVGASDNLGYLAPDVNGKIRFVSLLSKLPKNMRTLGDVWDALVTPEGVYFKSNQYLLRWHQGKFKVWQAETAFGLLQWLNNKLHVQVADKGLFVLQNNALQLFSDDTFFTEGRLQFLLPLKDKRWLVANSNSGLAYFTGKTIVPVQGAAAIYLRNNVLFQGKLLPDSNVAITTLKGGVVILDQAANIKTIVNQESGLVTNTTYSLGTDDQGGLWISLEKGLSRIRLNSPFSYFNERVGLQRQTYAVCEHQGQLFAGTTAGLFQLTEKLPLNPSASFRNVAGFTSSIWSLQSIGISLLIGSEEGLFEWRNGKITALPITVAPWDNYCRDIQPSKYDSTVVFIASKNVYAFRRVGNQWRNEGALPGLPDNISQLIESPIGDLWLPTRAGITRVQFPEAKLKNGQAFTKNTVINRYGPAQGVPAGITNLYYVGQDLIAQIGEGNYQLFRFREDRNVFEPLKAYETQFNLPRQQVQPATEYSDGGQVWLWTKKYEDQRWQLQLARKQPNGTYTTQSFDFSGSSYPLKQFVYQQAAKAVWFSGVDGLVRFEWPAAEEKSPSFFTLLRRVVLPSGSVLYSNNQQQVQLPFRENSLHLELAAPSYNGAENNKFQFWLEGYDKNWSAWTKESVKEYTRLPEGTYTFHARAVNAQGHLGRPVSYTFTILPPWPRTWFMYGLYLLGAGILFWLLVRWRSAKLKAEKEQLEKLVAQRTQEVALKNEQLRQQAEELAAQTEKLQELDQVKSHFFANISHEFRTPLTLILNNVLDKLSGTTSNSEQTLVPVKVSELKVMSRNARRLLQLINQLLDLSKIESGQLLLEQQTGDFKQLLKVIYSSFSSLADYQHIKFELQLPDEPLVCRYDEDKVEKILYNLLSNAFKFTPNGGKVFLKTELLPVTNSTATSVIQITVQDSGPGLNPEQLNKVFERFYQGQQYYADAQGTGIGLALAKELTELQQGRIWAESEPGKGAAFIVQLPFISTNEEVLSNNKGTLQKEVFSDLSALPEKITSLPEVSKSPVTSNSSEELPLILVVEDNDDLRAYICAHLEGSYRVVESINGVQGLTVAQETIPDLIITDWMMPEMDGIALCGQLKTDMRTSHIPVIMLTALTTAAAKVKGLETGADDYLTKPFDSKELVVRIANLVENRRKLREYFSREIRLEPTKMVVSSVDEKFLQQVMRVVEERLSDSEFSVDEFSREIGLSRVHLHRKLKALTGQSPSDFIRMMRLKQAAQLLEARAGNIAEIAYQVGFNNLSYFSKCFREQFGVLPNEYIARQPANS from the coding sequence ATGCAGCCTAAAAAGTGCCGGATGGAAAGTTCGCGGCAGGTAATCCTGATTTTATTATTCTTATTTTTTTTATCCGGTCAGGCGGCCGGCTTGCCTTTCGGTTATTTTTATACTTCACCTGGTAGCAATTTTCAAGGGCTACCCTTTATTCAGAACTTTAATCCCAAAGAATACCTGCACTTAACGCCCAGTTTCGAGCATTCTACCATTTTACAGGATAACCGGGGGGTAATGCTGATCGGGAGCCACGGGGGCATATTGCAGTACAATGGTACTACCTGGCAGTTTATTCAAATTCCGGGCAGCAACATGGTGTGGGGATTAGGAAAAGATAAGTCGGGACGCATTTACGTAGGCGCTTCGGATAACTTGGGCTATTTAGCGCCCGACGTAAATGGTAAAATCCGGTTTGTTTCCTTATTGTCTAAATTACCAAAAAATATGCGGACGTTAGGAGATGTTTGGGATGCTTTGGTTACTCCCGAAGGGGTTTATTTTAAATCTAACCAGTATCTTTTGCGTTGGCACCAAGGCAAATTTAAAGTATGGCAAGCAGAAACGGCTTTTGGTCTATTACAATGGCTTAATAATAAATTACACGTTCAGGTAGCAGATAAAGGCCTTTTTGTGCTGCAAAATAATGCACTCCAGCTTTTTTCCGACGATACCTTTTTTACAGAAGGCCGGCTTCAGTTTTTGTTGCCGCTAAAAGATAAACGCTGGCTGGTAGCTAACTCAAATAGCGGCCTTGCCTATTTTACTGGGAAAACTATTGTTCCGGTACAAGGGGCAGCAGCCATTTACTTACGCAATAATGTGCTGTTCCAGGGTAAATTATTGCCGGATAGTAATGTGGCTATTACAACTTTAAAAGGTGGCGTCGTTATTTTAGATCAGGCCGCAAATATTAAAACTATTGTTAACCAGGAGAGTGGTTTGGTAACCAACACCACGTATAGTTTAGGCACCGACGACCAGGGCGGTTTGTGGATTAGCCTGGAGAAAGGATTAAGCCGAATAAGGTTAAATTCTCCATTTTCGTACTTTAACGAGCGCGTAGGTTTGCAAAGACAGACCTACGCCGTATGCGAACACCAGGGGCAGTTATTTGCCGGTACCACGGCGGGCTTATTTCAACTCACCGAAAAATTGCCTTTAAATCCCTCAGCCAGTTTCCGCAACGTGGCCGGATTTACTTCCAGCATCTGGAGTCTTCAATCAATAGGTATATCTTTGTTGATTGGCAGCGAAGAGGGTTTGTTTGAGTGGCGCAACGGCAAAATTACTGCCTTACCCATTACCGTTGCACCCTGGGATAATTATTGCCGGGATATTCAACCCAGTAAATACGATTCTACGGTTGTATTTATTGCTTCTAAGAACGTATACGCTTTCCGGCGGGTAGGCAATCAATGGAGAAACGAAGGCGCACTACCAGGGTTACCAGATAATATTTCGCAGTTAATTGAGTCGCCTATCGGTGATTTGTGGCTACCCACCCGTGCAGGCATTACCCGGGTTCAATTTCCGGAAGCAAAACTTAAAAATGGCCAAGCTTTTACTAAAAATACGGTTATTAACCGGTATGGTCCGGCTCAAGGTGTTCCGGCAGGCATTACCAACCTATATTATGTAGGTCAAGACTTAATTGCCCAGATAGGGGAGGGTAACTACCAATTATTCCGGTTCCGGGAAGACCGCAATGTGTTTGAGCCCTTAAAAGCTTACGAAACCCAGTTTAACTTACCCCGTCAGCAAGTACAACCAGCCACAGAATATTCCGATGGCGGGCAAGTGTGGCTATGGACAAAAAAGTACGAAGATCAGCGTTGGCAATTGCAGTTAGCCCGAAAACAACCTAACGGAACTTACACCACCCAATCTTTTGATTTTAGTGGCAGCTCGTACCCTTTAAAACAATTTGTTTACCAGCAAGCGGCTAAGGCAGTTTGGTTTAGCGGAGTAGATGGGTTGGTGCGTTTTGAGTGGCCAGCTGCCGAGGAGAAAAGCCCATCGTTTTTTACCTTGCTCCGCCGCGTTGTTTTACCATCTGGTTCGGTTCTTTACTCCAATAATCAACAACAGGTGCAATTGCCTTTTCGGGAAAATTCGTTGCATTTGGAGCTGGCAGCACCCAGCTATAATGGCGCCGAAAATAATAAATTTCAATTTTGGTTGGAAGGCTACGATAAAAACTGGTCGGCCTGGACCAAAGAATCGGTTAAAGAATATACCCGTTTGCCAGAAGGCACTTATACCTTTCACGCCCGGGCTGTAAACGCGCAAGGCCACTTAGGTAGACCTGTGTCGTATACTTTTACTATTTTGCCGCCGTGGCCCCGCACCTGGTTTATGTATGGGCTGTATCTGTTGGGTGCGGGTATTTTATTTTGGTTGTTGGTGCGGTGGCGTTCGGCGAAATTAAAAGCGGAGAAAGAGCAATTAGAAAAATTAGTAGCCCAGCGTACTCAGGAAGTAGCGCTTAAAAACGAACAGCTACGTCAACAGGCCGAGGAACTTGCCGCACAAACCGAAAAGCTCCAGGAACTGGACCAAGTAAAATCCCATTTTTTTGCCAATATTTCGCACGAGTTCCGGACGCCGCTCACTCTTATCTTAAATAATGTACTGGATAAACTATCCGGCACAACTTCAAATTCAGAACAAACGCTGGTTCCGGTAAAAGTATCGGAGCTGAAAGTAATGTCGCGTAATGCCCGGCGATTGCTGCAACTTATTAATCAATTGTTGGATTTATCTAAAATAGAATCGGGACAATTGCTTTTGGAACAACAAACCGGGGATTTTAAGCAGCTACTAAAAGTAATATATTCGTCGTTCTCCTCTTTAGCCGATTACCAGCACATAAAGTTCGAACTCCAATTGCCTGATGAACCATTGGTTTGCCGGTACGACGAAGATAAGGTAGAGAAAATACTGTATAATTTATTATCCAATGCCTTTAAATTTACGCCGAATGGCGGGAAAGTATTTTTAAAAACCGAACTTCTTCCGGTTACAAATAGTACAGCGACTTCAGTAATCCAAATTACAGTGCAAGACAGTGGCCCGGGTTTAAATCCGGAGCAATTAAATAAAGTGTTTGAACGGTTTTACCAGGGTCAGCAATATTACGCCGATGCCCAGGGTACGGGTATTGGGCTGGCGTTAGCTAAAGAACTAACAGAGCTGCAGCAAGGCCGGATATGGGCCGAAAGTGAACCGGGCAAAGGAGCAGCTTTTATCGTGCAGCTACCGTTTATCTCTACTAATGAAGAAGTCTTATCAAACAATAAAGGAACCTTACAAAAAGAAGTATTTTCTGATTTATCTGCCCTTCCCGAAAAAATTACTTCCTTGCCAGAAGTTAGCAAATCGCCCGTAACTTCTAACAGTTCGGAGGAATTGCCACTTATATTGGTAGTGGAAGATAACGATGATTTACGGGCGTATATCTGCGCGCACCTGGAAGGAAGTTACCGGGTAGTAGAAAGTATTAACGGAGTGCAGGGCTTAACTGTAGCGCAGGAAACTATTCCTGACTTGATTATCACAGACTGGATGATGCCGGAGATGGACGGTATTGCTTTATGCGGACAGCTGAAAACAGATATGCGCACCAGTCATATCCCGGTAATAATGCTTACAGCTCTGACAACTGCAGCGGCGAAAGTAAAAGGCCTGGAAACTGGTGCCGACGATTACCTGACTAAACCGTTTGACTCCAAGGAGCTGGTAGTTCGAATTGCTAATTTAGTTGAAAACCGCCGCAAATTACGCGAGTATTTTAGCCGGGAAATCCGGCTGGAACCCACTAAAATGGTAGTAAGCTCCGTAGATGAGAAGTTCTTGCAGCAGGTAATGCGAGTAGTAGAAGAACGGCTCAGCGATTCTGAATTTAGCGTAGATGAGTTTAGCCGCGAAATTGGTTTAAGCCGGGTGCATTTACACCGCAAACTTAAGGCGCTTACCGGCCAATCACCCAGTGATTTTATTCGGATGATGCGTTTAAAGCAAGCCGCCCAACTGCTCGAAGCCCGTGCCGGTAACATTGCCGAAATAGCCTACCAGGTTGGTTTTAATAATTTGTCTTACTTCTCCAAATGCTTTCGGGAGCAGTTTGGCGTTCTCCCAAACGAGTACATCGCTCGCCAACCTGCCAATTCCTAA
- a CDS encoding cupin domain-containing protein — MAYPNKTIRHPKTGQEIQFLLTAKETNGQLLHMQTTYQAHSTEPPAHYHPNQEEDFRVLEGEIKVRINGQVKLLKQGEALHIPRNTIHTMWNATERPAVVDWQVRPALNTDHFFETHMGLANEGKTNEAGIPNIWQIALIARYFADVFRLAKPSFMVQRVLFALLTPIAYLLGYRPTYKKYLD, encoded by the coding sequence ATGGCCTATCCAAATAAAACTATTCGTCATCCAAAAACAGGGCAGGAAATTCAGTTTCTGTTAACTGCCAAAGAAACTAACGGACAACTGCTGCACATGCAAACCACTTACCAGGCACACTCCACAGAACCTCCGGCTCATTATCACCCTAACCAGGAAGAAGATTTTAGGGTACTGGAAGGAGAAATAAAAGTAAGAATAAACGGCCAAGTTAAACTTTTAAAACAAGGCGAGGCACTGCATATTCCGCGAAACACCATTCATACTATGTGGAATGCGACGGAACGTCCCGCCGTAGTAGATTGGCAAGTACGCCCGGCCCTTAATACCGATCATTTTTTCGAAACCCATATGGGGCTGGCTAATGAAGGCAAAACCAACGAAGCAGGTATACCCAATATCTGGCAAATAGCCTTAATAGCCCGTTATTTCGCAGATGTTTTTCGGTTAGCAAAACCTTCGTTTATGGTACAGCGCGTGTTATTTGCATTGCTTACGCCCATTGCCTATTTGCTTGGGTACCGGCCTACGTATAAAAAGTATCTGGATTGA